In Brachypodium distachyon strain Bd21 chromosome 5, Brachypodium_distachyon_v3.0, whole genome shotgun sequence, the genomic window GAGCTTTTGTGCCAAAAGCCTGCCTGCCTATCTCTGAAATTATTCTGGTAACGATGGTTCTAACCAGCGAGGGTATTCTCGCTGTTCCTATAGTACAAGCTACAAGGTGTAAAAGACAACGTACTATATTAAGATTAGGGGATTATCCATGTTTCAAAAATGAAAGCCTCGTATGGAGGGTGGTGGGATGAGCTTTTGTGCCAAAAGCCTGTCTATCTCTGATATTATCCTGGTAACGATGGTTCTAAGTTCTACGTCAGTGAGTCGACGGTATTCTCGCTGTTCCAAGATACTACAAGGGGTAAAAGACAACGTATTAACATAAGTATTGTCTTATGATTATAATTTTGTATCACATATTAATAACATAAATGTTGGTTAGAGACATGCCTTAGCGAAACAAAATACATCTCATACTCTTTTTCTCGGTCAAAttttgtacttcctccatccaacaaatgatgtctcaactttaacaaaatttgaatacatctatacactaagtcatgtatacattcaaacttgagacatcttttgttgaacggaggaagtataaaacTTGGTGGTACCGTAGACACAGTGTAGAAAGAATTTTAGTTATGAAAATCTGATTGCTGCTGGATGGAGATCTGGCAAAACGAACCACTCCGCACCATCTGACCCCCTCGGGTAAGTGGCAGTAGACACTTGGGAGAAGAATGACAAGGTTGGATTGGAGCTAGGACAAAGCGAGAGGGGCAACAGtcgagaggaagaaggcgggTGGGAGAGGCAGATGGAGATTGAAACTTCGTGTGTAATTCATGTTGGCAACTATTTAAGGGTGCTACTGTGCATACAGATCACTATAGACTAGTAATAAGTTCTGAAAAACGAGTTCGTATCCTAACATTGATTTATAATGTCATAGCTTATCCTTGCTCAACCTACACCATTTATCTCTACTTTATATTCCCTAGAAAAacagtactacctccgttccataattcttgtcgaaatcttacatgtatctagacactttttagaaacagatacatccattttggagcaaatttgagacaagaattatgaaacagaggaagtactAGTTATAAGCTTTACGGATCtcctttttcaaaaaataagcTTTACCAAAGTATAAAAAGCCAGTAACCAATTAGAGCATGGAAATGTGAGATTTGCAACTAGTACTGTTTATTAATTTGAGATAAATGATATGTATTGAGCAATGTTAGACCTATATTTCTCATGGGTGCTCTACATAGCTCTTGCAGCTATTCCTATGCAAAACTATGGCTATTCTTTATGTTGAAGTGTACAAGCCTGCAACACCATACTGATGTACACTGATGGTATAAGCACAGAAGAGAACATAACTACCATAGCTAGCAGCAGCTCGCACTAACTCAGAGTGAAATCGTCCATCTTGAATTGCCCAAATGACTCGGAATAAGATTCACGTGTTCTTGAGAACAATCTCTGCCGTAACACATAGTTCAACTCAAACTTCAGAACAGATCAACACATGTAATTTAATCAGTCTAACGACTACAAAACATATACTAGTTATCTTTTAAAATCATACTGCTGCCTAAGAAGCTCATCATTGATTCGACTTCCAAGAACATAATTTATGCAActtgagaaaacaaaaacggTGCTAACAGGCAGTGGCAATCACTTCAATTTTATTTCGTCAAGCCAGGTTCTCTGCAAATGGCCAAATAGCTTATTAGATCAAGGAAACATGCTAGAAACTAGAAACTTATGCGATCATTTCAAACCTTTTAATGTGATCAAGGATGACAAGTCTTGGACCAGGGGGGATATTCACATCTCTGAGTGCACTAGAAGATAAGGCCAAGACATATGTAATGTTTCGTCAATTATATAGCCAAATTTAGTAAGCAAGTGGCCATTTTTAAAAGATTTTTTCCTCTTCGTAGTCGCAGAAATTCAATTTAATATAGAAACATGTACCTGTCATTGAGGAGAGGCAATGTTTCATCAGTCAGAAGACCCTTCTTGAAATTCTTTTCATAGTTCTGAAGACCTAATTGGTTCAACATATTTCTTCCACGAGAATAGTTCATATCCTCATTCTGTCCCTTTGGCTTTGAGAACTTCTGCCCAACCTACAATCGAGATAGATACCATAAAAACTAGAAATCACAGCATGAAAGCATGTAGACTTAGTGGCACCTCACCAACACATTCGGTAATAAAATCTAGAGGTTTAATTCAAGTGGAATAAAATGACTTTCATCTGTAGGAAATAAGTCCAACTTATTACCATGAAAAAGCCACCTTGAAATACTGCAAAAGCCATACCAGTTGTAATTGCATTAACAACTGGATTTGGTGTTCCCATTCCGCTCACAATGGAGAATAGAGCACCAGAACCAAAAGCTGCTGCCATGCTATACAAAAGAAAGCTCATCAACCATGTAGGTGAGAAAACTTATAGCAAAATATGTTCGTATTGTTAACAATCAGCCCCCTAAATTTGTAAAGCCTTTCATGGTTAACTGAAGAGAAGATGAAGGGTGTGATTCCACTTTGTGTTTTCCTTGTACAAAGTTTACTATTCGCTCAAGTCATAAGTATACCAAGTTTATCTTTGCAATTGTTGTTATATTTCTGTTTATAGCTCAGCAAATAATTATGAGCATATTCAAGCAACCATATGAAACCCATAATGTAGAGAAGAATTAAGAACTAGCTAACATGTCACAATTATCACACCCTGTCTTATTTATCAGTGCACAGGTGACCAATAAATCTAGAAACTCCGCATACAACATTTTCATTAGCAAAGAATATTTACAGGCCATACATAGTTGTAGGAGCTTACACTACATTAATGCATTACCTTTACTACTGAAAAGAATCGAGTGGGTGGTGGTTATGATATGTTCTCTTTGCCttttaccaaaaaaaaggagagtaAATTTCCCAGTAGTGTTGCAATTGTATTGGTATTTTATCTTATGTATTGTGATTCCGTTGCAATACAGGggcatttaattcataactttGAAGTAACACTACCAGATAATGATTTTGCATAGATATAATTTAACTGTTTGACCTTTTAAGCGATTCTTTTTTCAAGATTACATGAGCTGTGTGGGGTTTAtgactagttttttttaaatggcTTACATAacatcatgtttttttaaacCGCTCCATTACATTCCACTTTGTTCTCAGAACCAAACACAGCCTTAGGAAATGTAAATTGGTTATATCCTAGCCAGCTGATAAGCAATTCACGAGTGGCTACGGGAAGGAAAACATCTTATGTGAACAGAATAAGCTCAGCTGTTCTGCGTGATGTGTTGGATCTCTGTTTAGTTGCAGACATTTACATAACTACAAACAAGAACTTATGAATGATTACCTGCCCTGGACATCCTCCACTCCTCTTATCCTTCTCATAACACAAGATATGCCTGCGTTTGCACCAGTCATAACTGCAAAATTTCGAGCTTGCACCAATGGCCCTCCTGCCAAAGCCtataataataaaaagaaaCTATTTAATCTGACGGCTTAGAGGATTATTAGATTTAGATGAACCATGATAACGTTGTACGTATTAGCACAATGCAATCGTTGGGCAACAATATTCTTAGTTCCTGCATGCCAGACAGCCTTAAGGCATAAGGATCAAAAAGACTTTGCTGCACTAAAATCAAAGGAAGAGTGATTGCTTTAAAAGACGAAAAAGGAAAAGCCATCACATGAGAATAAAAAGCAGATATCTTGATTTGCTCTTTGATAAAGTTCGGTTGATTCAAAAAGATAAAGCAACTAATCTAAGTCTGAAGTAAGAACAAACAACCTTCACGATGTCGATGATCTACTGTTTATGGGCAAGCGCTAAATTGCTTTGCATACTAAACATATATCCCAGGAAATTAGCAACAAAAAATTGAGGGTCTCCGTGTAAATCTGTAACGACGGGAGGACTAAGAGGATACCTGCGCTTGCTTGAAGGTGGCCATGGCGTTCGGGTCGACCCCGGGCGGCGGCTGAGGCACGGGCAACCCCGCTCCTCCGTCCGGCGCGAACGTACCCATCAGCCCTCCGAGCGCGCCGCCCTGCACGGCACCGAACGCCGTGGTGACGGCGGCCTCGATATGCGTGGGCTGCTTGGCCATCCAGGCGCgcacctccgcctccagcgACTTGACGCGGTCGCCCAGCTCGGCCAGCGGGTTGGCTCCGCCCCGCGACACCGCGGTCGACGAGGAGGCCATCACCACCAGCGGCCGCTTCTTCTGCCCAATCCCTTCCATCTCGAAGCTCCCCGCCGCTCCGGTGCTTCGAAATGCTTAGGggagaagagggggaggaagggagaaTGGAGATAGCTTGCGCTTCGGTCGCTTGTTTATCCCCTTCCCTTGGGTGCTCCGTTAATAAGGTTGCTGACCCCCTCGGCGTCGCCTAATATTTCTCTCGAGCTGTTCCAGGGTTTCCACCAAATCCCAAAACTCTCGTGGATGACATGGGCCGGTTATTCTGGGCCGGCGCCTCGTGGAGATcaatattttgttgttttttttaactggGGAATGGGgatactctaaaaaaaaaactggggAATGGGGATCGATGTTCACACGGCTCGTTTGGCTATCATCTGCTCATCATCTGTGCTGGAATACTgatattcatttttttagcGTTACTGATATTCGTTTTAGATTTTAAAAAATCAACTCGTTTGGATGGCATAGAATTCTCAAAGTTTATAAAATCACATCTATGCCCAATCACAATTCCTCTCTAAAGGCATACCTTTTTGAAATTGCCTCACATTGTACAAATCCATATGTTAAGCAAACATGACTTTTGAATTCagaattcaaccaaatgagatcttataaaaaaaattatttcatttcatttggctACCAAACGTCATAAGTATGAGTAACACCTCCTGGTGTGCTGGTGGAGTTGTGGGTGCATGACTCCACCCACCAGGGTTTAAATCCCGCTGCTTACTTTAGAGGTTTCCTCTACAgtctttccctaaaaaaacatcGTAAGTATATTTTCAAATATGAAATCTCCCATATTTCGTGGTTTTCTTCCATGAGATCCACCCAAATGAGAATAAGTGCGATCCTGATAGCGAGTTCTCCTAAAAATATAGAGATGCAATCGTACTCGAGTACAATCTCCGATGGGGGCATTGCAAGGCCGGCAAAATATGAAAACCATTTTTCATGCCGAATCAACAAATTAATTTGGCAAGCTAGAATCAGCATGATGATCAACCTTGCATATTTACTAGATGATTGATGATGTTGAAGCCATGGGAGTCCACGTGCCGGGGTAGATGGGAATATAAGAACACGAACAACAGTTCGGTAACATCTCGTCGGTAGTGTGTTAGTCATAATTGATGGGTCACCGGTACGTAAGAGATACGTTATGACTAACAGGTTAGGCAACCATAAGCCTATAGTAAAGTCACTTTTGGGGTGAGCTCTGAAGCCTGTTGTAGTAGTCACTACTAACAGGACACATCAAAGAGCCCCCAACAAAGAAAGTTATCCCGTAACAGGTTGTAGTAGGCCGTTCGTCAGCAGTGACTATCTCGATTGACGGGCCCTTTTGTTTCGACCTGTAGACGGTGACATATATATTAGATTTGGCATGAAAAATGTCAGCATTATGGGACTTGCTCGGCCGTGCCTCCAAGTGGTGGCATGCTTCCTACTAGGCTGCAGCTGCTAGGAGTTCATGAACAGTCCATTGCCACTGCAGCCCCCACACATATTACACATTTGTTTCATTACATATACACATCACACATTCATCCATGATATAAACAAAATTACCTTTGTGCAATGATTTTTCGAAGAATCAGCAGTAACATATCCTTTAGGTCTCATAGACATTTCATTTGTGGTAATTTAGTTCATTAACTACATAAAGAAAAGCATAGGTTATGCCCAGCAACTACGTAAAGATCGAGTACACAAGTCATACCGTGAGAACTTCTCAAaactattcttaaaaaacaacTTCTCACAACTACATAAAGAAAACACATGTTATACCGTAAGACCAAATAAGTAATCAAGTTATTATAGATTTCTACAAGCTGATATAAGACAATAACAGTGGCTTTCGCAGGAATCCATCGGTGCTAGAAGTTTTATGATGCCCCGCCGTGGAATGTAGCTTATGGTCGCAACACATCATCATTCAACAACAGTGGGTTTCAAAAGAGATTGATCCTTCAACGCCACAAGTTTCATTCAACATCATTTGTCTAATGCGGTGTTGTCTTCAAGTTATCATATTCCAAGAAGTAGAGTTGTTGTTGGGATCACTTGCAGTTTTAAGGGTGTTGAAGTGATGGACAAAATCTCACGCACAAATAGAACCCACATGTCATCGACCGAATGGGTTGTTGTATAAAAGGAAATTGAAGGGGACCGGTTTGGTGGATATATCCCTTGTTGCAATAGGCCTTTCATTCCGAGGTTCTAAATTAGAAGAAAGCTTCTTCGACTAGCTATTTGATATTATTGAAATCTCGTTTGCTATTGCCTTTCTTAATCCCGTTGCAACAGCGGaccaaagcaaaaaaataaaaatgaaaataaaattgttTCAAGCCGTGGAGATAACAGTCGCTTTGTCTTAAGAACGTTGTCGTATACATGTCCCCCTGTTTTAATGCCCGAGATAGCATGTGTCATGGCGAT contains:
- the LOC100827945 gene encoding uncharacterized protein LOC100827945 translates to MEGIGQKKRPLVVMASSSTAVSRGGANPLAELGDRVKSLEAEVRAWMAKQPTHIEAAVTTAFGAVQGGALGGLMGTFAPDGGAGLPVPQPPPGVDPNAMATFKQAQALAGGPLVQARNFAVMTGANAGISCVMRRIRGVEDVQGSMAAAFGSGALFSIVSGMGTPNPVVNAITTGMAFAVFQGGFFMVGQKFSKPKGQNEDMNYSRGRNMLNQLGLQNYEKNFKKGLLTDETLPLLNDSALRDVNIPPGPRLVILDHIKREPGLTK